TAGCAATTACAGTACAAAGATAtgcattattttgtaaaacactTGTGTTGAACTAAAGATAAGAAGAACTTACTTTTACCTCATGTCAGGGATTcctgagaaaataaaacaacaattagGTTCAGTCTATACCCATGGTATCTAAATATTAGCACATAGCTGTTTGTCTTTGCACAAGTACATGTCTAGtgcttttgtttctcctttttctaaACAAATTTGTGTATTAAGGTGAGACGATTTTGTACTTTTTGTGAACGTGCATATAGTTCAGTGGAATCTGTATCTGTCAATAACACCTCATCCTCCAATGCTGGGAATgatgggtaaaaaaaatattttcaaggtGCACTTTTCTTTGTTACACAGGTGGGAAAACAGTGAACTGGAAAAAGATGCGTTTACAAAGAAACACactcatttaaatgtttctatCAGTTCTCACCTCCTTATGATTATAAATGCTATGTTAACTATTAGTGTGCagaaagatgttttaaaaagaaaatattgtaaaatatgTACAAACATATAGAAAGAACCTTGATAATGTTCTCTACTTGAACGTTCTCCCTAAGTCATATTGTCTCTCAGTAGCAAATGCTTTAATATATAATCAACCATCAAACTTTTGtatctatacattttttttgtattttttattttatttcatttggccttgactttctttaaatcaacacttatatttgttttttattaatcatcATCAAATAAATTTAATTAATAACTTTGAATGAATaacttttcttctttgtcttctACCAGATCAAATAATTTATAGATTTTAACCTGCctgcattttgtttctttttttaaatgaagaacaCACTGAAGGCAAAACCCAAATCACTTTATTTCCATATGTTGAGCAGCTTTCAGCTGGGAGACACTTTGTTAGTGATCTCAATGGTGGTGGTGGTCTCTGACGCCTCGTCCTCATCCCGGGGCTCCCTCCCACAGAGCAGGAAGGGAACGGCATACCTGCGaaactaaagttcaaaaaagagacGACAGATtctcagcagctgtccgagaaATCAACAAACAGCTGTCAGGACAGGCGTCGTGTTCATGCAAAGGTTACAGCACCTGATTGTTGAGATAGATATAGATAACAGGATTGTACACGGTGCTGCTTTTGGCCATGTACACGGGCACCGTGCCCACCAGAGGATGGATCTTTATGTCCGGGCTGTACACCACCAGCAGGGCCAGGATGGTGTAAGGGAGCCACGCCACCAGGAATGTCAGGACCATCAGAACCACCATGGAGGCCACCTTCATCTCCCCTTTGGCCACTGCGCCCCCCTCCACACAAGTCATCCTGGAAACCTGGGAAAAAGTGTCACGGCTAAAAGTGCATAAAGGAGACCTGTGATTGAGGCCAacacaataatataaaaatCTATAGTCATCGTGATATCAGCCTGTACGACACGCGTATCACAAAAGACAGCATGGACTGCAGTAAGTGGTTACCCTAAATGTTTACTAACACATGGCAACTCAAagcatttaaataattaaatggaccccttaatgcatttgaccaatcaaatggaGCCCCGTCATGTTAGATGCCTGCCTCCTCTGTAGACGCGGGTCAATTGAAGTATATTTGGTTGAACGCTATaaagcatttttcacaaacatatctttttcgttattgtgctgttttcacttttttttatggtcaactttgatcatttctttctttctttattttttgccaattattcaTTCACAATTCTTTTTCCTTCAGCAATATATcctctggaaatgcagctccttctagtttgaGTTACTGTTATTAATGACAGTTATTCGAATGAAGCTGTCGCAGTGAAATGaagggttttgttgtttttgttttttgttcatgtgTCGCATGTCATATCGTCAGGGCAattttgatcactaatatcactTAGCGCAACTTGTCATTTTGTGCAGCCCTACTgtcattaaaatcatttaaaagtagatttttttctggtttttttttagcatcggtgaaaagtaaaaacctacCGGTATTTCAACTTTAGATTATTGTTAAAATATTAGAAGCATATAGCGGATGAATTTTGTGATCTAACACCTCTGTTACATTCAGTAAATATGTAATAATATcttatttagttttgttttctgatggcatttgttgatttttttataacACATGTTTTCCAAATGATAATTTTGTAGTAAGATGGACAGTCTCAAATGGATTTAAATGTCCTCACTGTTCATCGTCTTACCTGGTGTAAAGTCCACATCAGTTTTGTGTAGGAGCCCACAATCAAGGCAAACGGAACCGCAAAGCACACCGCAAAGTAAGCCAGGATGTAGGACACATTGCTGGGATCTTTGCTGTGCCAGTCTGGCGCGCAAGATGTCCCAACCCCCTCCAGCTCATACCTTCCCCATCCCAACAACGGAGGAACGTTCCAGGTAAGGGACCACAGCCAGGACAGCACGATGCCTCCAACGGCATGCTTCTTTTGGAAAGTCATCTGTCCCAAAGGCTTGCACACCACAAACATCCTCTCGACTGCTATCAAAGCAACTGTGCACAGGGATGTGATGCCTGCAGAAAGGAAAAGCATTCATTGAGGCTCATGGAAAATTCTGTCACTCTGCTTTTTTTATCCAGCATTCTAATATTTCAGTTTCATCAAAGTAAAAATACTTAACTGACTTCCTAAAACCCTAAACATTGATTCCACAGAAAAACTATCCCGAGCATTTGCTAGAAGTATTTAGCCAGAATGAACTGTTACAGAAATATTAGTTCTCTTTTCACTCACCACACAAGGACACCGCAAAGCCCTCCATCACACAGCCTGTTCTGCCCAGGGAGAAGTACCCCAGGGCATTGTTGACCACGGACAGCACTCCTCCAGTCATGGCTGTCCCCAGATCAGCCACAGCCATGTTCACTAAAGCGTAGTTGAGCGGCTGCCTCAGCTGCTTGTGCATGAGGGACACAATGATCACTGTAGCGTTGAGTACGATGGCAGGAATGGTAAAAATGGCCATGATGATGGCCAGAATGATAAATCCAGTGCGTGAAAGAGGGGGCTCCTTCTCTGGACCTACATAGAAAGAAGCGTTGGGTAAAAGCTGGAAGGGCTGCATTGGCGCAAAGCCgaacaaaaagctgaaagaaCTGCAGTGTCCTCTCGGGCCGAGCTGCTGGATGCAAGACTACTCCCTTCTTGAGGCAGAGCACTCAGACTAAATGCCCGGAATAAATCCTTTTGATCTGGACTTAGCATGGAGTAATTCCTCCAAATGATCATCCCTGATCTTTCACCTTTTGATTGATTACAAAAGGACTCATCAGGTATCAAAGTGGGGAAGTTGTTTGCAAAACTCTGCAGAAAAAGGTGAATTCTCAGAAtataataaatgttaaaagaagcacaaattacatttaaactagatttttttgtccttatttttcttctctcaCAACCACTTTGCTTCCCTTTCCTCCTGCTGTTGCACAAGGCGGGGTCAGAGGAGGTGAACTATGGACCGAGTCAAGCCAGGTCACGTCATTCAAGGTGCAAATCCTCAAAACCCCTTGATCTTTTGTATTGTTTCATTAGGAAGAATAATTTGTAAAGCAGCATAGATAGTTAGAGAGAGAGATTTTtggatggttttttttgtttgtttcagtcaAAACTCAAGAATGAAACATAAACACAATAACTGGTAGTTAAAGCAAAGTTACTCAACCTTCTTCTAacggttttatttttgctcaaaaTAAGCAAATATTGTTGTGAATAACTCTACGCAGCTCCCTGCCTGTAACCCCACCTCTCTCTGTCATGTGAGTCAACCAACCACAGTGTTTTTACAACTGCTTATGCAATCATGGGAACCCAAATTCCACATCAAAGCCAAACGTTCACATATTTGAATCTATTTAAACGTTTTTTAACACAATGATAAACAATTAGAAGTGTAGCATCTGcataaaaagttataaaaaaaactagttGTCATATTTTAATTCACATgatgaaaatatatttgaaaaaaatgttagaaagcGATGTATTTTAGATCCCATCTCTTCCGAGTTTCAGAGGAAGTGAttcctgtttttaatgttcCGTACATTATCTATTGAGAGAACCTTTAAATCTGTGTCTCAGGTTTGAATTGAGTAATCCGTATGTTGCAGAAGTAAGGCGAGGTTAAGCCTGCAGACTTAACAGCAGAGAATGAAAAGAGGTGTCCGATGTTTCACCTTCTAAGAGGTTTACATCCAATCAAGTCAAGACACAGATAAATGTTGGATAAAGGTTTGACAGGGTCGGGATTTAAcaccgtctgctcctgattacaCAAGTACAGCAAAACAAAACGTTTGAAGAAATTTCCACACATCATCCAAAGGATGAAAGTGACCAATGATGCAGGATGTTAAGTTTCTGCGTCTTCACTGCTGTCTGCAACACAAAGTAAATGAAAGCTTTGTTCTGGGACTCTGCAATCCAGCGTAAAGGGGAGATTGCTgtgcaacccttgtgctgtcctaggctcTTTAACGAAACACAACGCAAAAACAACgtaaaatgaaggaaaatatttttggaaaacgTGCAAAAAGTGCAATCTTTTAGCAAGAAGACCTGTCAGCTAACGCTAAATCACTCCAATCAACTTTTGGTCTGTTTCTGAGCTATCTTACTGCAATCTGTGAACTGAGCTATCTGTTTCCAGGCTCTCTCACAGCCCCTCCcgcctaacattagcagtgcagcaaaaatggcagcaatatcagatctatccatccgtccagttcggatccagattccagcttagaccaaaacaaagacgttcatggacctatttgtctgcaggtggatgatcagaaaggggcggagcagggagcttgtggccccaccCAGCGTATCTACatcacaaaaacaatctttttcaaggaggatttttttcttctgctgctgattcacaacaaat
The nucleotide sequence above comes from Oryzias latipes chromosome 5, ASM223467v1. Encoded proteins:
- the LOC101157770 gene encoding parapinopsin-like isoform X2, which encodes MAIFTIPAIVLNATVIIVSLMHKQLRQPLNYALVNMAVADLGTAMTGGVLSVVNNALGYFSLGRTGCVMEGFAVSLCGITSLCTVALIAVERMFVVCKPLGQMTFQKKHAVGGIVLSWLWSLTWNVPPLLGWGRYELEGVGTSCAPDWHSKDPSNVSYILAYFAVCFAVPFALIVGSYTKLMWTLHQVSRMTCVEGGAVAKGEMKVASMVVLMVLTFLVAWLPYTILALLVVYSPDIKIHPLVGTVPVYMAKSSTVYNPVIYIYLNNQFRRYAVPFLLCGREPRDEDEASETTTTIEITNKVSPS
- the LOC101157770 gene encoding parapinopsin-like isoform X1 gives rise to the protein MQPFQLLPNASFYVGPEKEPPLSRTGFIILAIIMAIFTIPAIVLNATVIIVSLMHKQLRQPLNYALVNMAVADLGTAMTGGVLSVVNNALGYFSLGRTGCVMEGFAVSLCGITSLCTVALIAVERMFVVCKPLGQMTFQKKHAVGGIVLSWLWSLTWNVPPLLGWGRYELEGVGTSCAPDWHSKDPSNVSYILAYFAVCFAVPFALIVGSYTKLMWTLHQVSRMTCVEGGAVAKGEMKVASMVVLMVLTFLVAWLPYTILALLVVYSPDIKIHPLVGTVPVYMAKSSTVYNPVIYIYLNNQFRRYAVPFLLCGREPRDEDEASETTTTIEITNKVSPS